The Gemmatimonadales bacterium sequence GCGCGCGCCGCCTCGGCCAGCCCACACCATATTCACCCCAACGGAGGAAGAATGCCGCCGTCCAAGCGCAGCCTCTTTTTGGCCTGTCTGATGCTTGCCTGCGGTTCACCGGCCCCCTCCCAGGTGCCCTCAAGCCGGCTCGACAGCCTCTTCGACCGGCGCGAAGCCCGCATTCCCATGCGGGACGGAGTGCAGCTCTTCACCGTCATCCTCACGCCCAGGAACGCGGCGGGCACGCCTCTGCCCATCATCCTCTCGCGCACGCCCTACGGCACCAGCGGGTGGGGCGGCACCTTAGGCATCCTCTACGGCTTCCAGGAGCTAATCAAGGACGGCTACATCTTCGTCTTCCAGGACATCCGCGGCCGTAACCGGTCGCAAGGCACTTTCGTCATGAACTGGCCCGCCTGCGCCACCCGCGGCCCGGGCTGCCTCGACGAGGCGACCGACACCTGGGATACCATCGAGTGGCTCCTCCGGAACGTCCCCAGCAACAACGGCCGCGTGGGACAGCTGGGGATCTCGTACCCGGGCTACCTCACCAACGCGACCGCGTTCGAGCCGCACCCGGCCCTCAAGGCGCTGAGCCCGCAGGCCACCATGGGCGACGCCTGGATGGGCGACGACTTCTTCCACCAGGGCGCCTTCCGCCTCTCCTACGGGCTCGAATACGCCTGGGAGATGGAAGCCAGCTCGGACGGGAGCATCACACCCGCGCCGGGCCGGTACGACACCTACGACTGGTATCGCTCGTTCCCCACCCTCGGCGCGCTCGCCGACGCGGTGGGCGCGAGCGCGTGGCCCACCTGGCGGCGCTTCGTAGAGCACCCTTCCTACGACTCCGTGTGGCAGGGACGCTCCACGCCGCGGCAGCTGCGCAGCGCGCCGGTACCCACCCTCACCGTCGGAGGCTTCTGGGACCAGGAAGATGCCTACGGGCCGCAGGCCACCTATGCGGCCATGGAGGCGGGCGACGCCGCGCGGCGCAACTTCATCGTCATCGGGCCCTGGTACCACGGCGAGTGGTTCCTCGAGGCCGGCGACTCGCTCGGCAACGCGCGCTTCGGCAGCCCGACCGCCGAGTACTACCGTCGCGAGATCGAGGCGCGGTGGTTCGCGTACTGGCTGAAAGGCACGGGCGGCGGCCACTTCGCCGAGGCGACCGTGTTCGATGCCGGCGCCAGGCGGTGGCGGCAATTCGACGCGTGGCCGCCCCGGGAGGCGGTCACCAGGAACCTCTACTTCCACCCGGCCAGCCGACTGTCGTTCGAGCCGCCCACCGACGCGGCCGGCTTCGACCAGTACGTGAGCGACCCGGCGCATCCGGTGCCCTACCGCCCCCGGCCGGTCGAGCGGACCTATGCCCCTGGCTCGCGGTGGAAGCGCTGGATGACCGAGGACCAGCGCTTCGTGGGAGGACGCGCCGACGTCCTCCAATGGCAAACCGAGCCCCTCACCGAAGACATCACCGTCGCCGGCGACATCGTGGCGAAGCTCTTCGCCTCCACCACGGGGACCGACGCCGACTGGGTGGCCAAGCTCATCGACGTGTACCCCGACTCGGTCGCCGACCGGCCGGGGATGGGCGGCTACGAGTTGATGGTGGCGGGGGATGTGATGCGCGGGCGGTACCGCAACAGCTGGGAGA is a genomic window containing:
- a CDS encoding CocE/NonD family hydrolase → MRDGVQLFTVILTPRNAAGTPLPIILSRTPYGTSGWGGTLGILYGFQELIKDGYIFVFQDIRGRNRSQGTFVMNWPACATRGPGCLDEATDTWDTIEWLLRNVPSNNGRVGQLGISYPGYLTNATAFEPHPALKALSPQATMGDAWMGDDFFHQGAFRLSYGLEYAWEMEASSDGSITPAPGRYDTYDWYRSFPTLGALADAVGASAWPTWRRFVEHPSYDSVWQGRSTPRQLRSAPVPTLTVGGFWDQEDAYGPQATYAAMEAGDAARRNFIVIGPWYHGEWFLEAGDSLGNARFGSPTAEYYRREIEARWFAYWLKGTGGGHFAEATVFDAGARRWRQFDAWPPREAVTRNLYFHPASRLSFEPPTDAAGFDQYVSDPAHPVPYRPRPVERTYAPGSRWKRWMTEDQRFVGGRADVLQWQTEPLTEDITVAGDIVAKLFASTTGTDADWVAKLIDVYPDSVADRPGMGGYELMVAGDVMRGRYRNSWERPAPIPASTPTAFTVDLHQQAYTFRTGHRIMVQVQSTWFPLYDRNPQTYVPNIFLARAADYRVRTHRIYRDARHPSHVQLPVVR